Proteins from a single region of Ferroacidibacillus organovorans:
- the proS gene encoding proline--tRNA ligase — protein sequence MAKDKEFVKEITPQDEDFSKWYIDVITKSQLMDYSPVRGCIVFRPDGYELWEACQRELDQRFKATGHRNAYFPLFIPESFFEREKEHIEGFNPELPWVTEVGDDKLEERLAVRPTSETIIGHMYSQWIQSYRDLPLLLNQWANVVRWEKRTLPFIRTSEFLWQEGHTAHATAEEAQEETLRMLDVYTEFMEEVLSVPVIRGQKTPSEKFPGAVATYSIEAMMRDGKAIQAGTSHNLGQNFASSFKIEFLDKDNERKLAHTTSWGMSTRILGALIMVHGDDRGLQLPPRIAPTQMMVIPIGPAKMREHVVPAAHELVATLRKVGYRVGIDDREDVSPGWKFNEYEMRGIPLRIELGPRDLAADQVVVVRRDTGEKLIVPVSELTERVSVLLDEIQRSLFERARAFREEHSGPVETMEELHKRVRESRGFALAGWCGDDACEAAVKEQTGATSRNVPFEPPAKQKTCVNCHKPATHTVWFGRAY from the coding sequence ATGGCTAAGGATAAGGAATTCGTGAAGGAGATCACCCCGCAAGATGAGGATTTCTCCAAATGGTATATTGATGTGATTACAAAATCACAATTGATGGATTATTCACCTGTGCGTGGATGCATCGTTTTTCGACCCGACGGCTATGAACTGTGGGAGGCATGCCAACGCGAACTCGATCAGCGCTTTAAGGCGACAGGCCATCGCAATGCCTATTTCCCGCTGTTCATTCCCGAAAGTTTTTTTGAAAGAGAAAAGGAGCATATCGAAGGATTCAACCCTGAGCTGCCTTGGGTCACGGAGGTGGGCGATGACAAACTGGAGGAACGGCTTGCCGTTCGCCCCACATCAGAAACGATCATCGGGCACATGTACAGTCAGTGGATCCAGTCATATCGCGATCTTCCGCTGCTGCTCAACCAGTGGGCAAACGTCGTGCGCTGGGAAAAGCGGACACTACCATTTATTCGAACGAGCGAGTTTCTCTGGCAAGAGGGGCACACCGCGCATGCGACCGCAGAAGAGGCGCAAGAAGAAACCCTCCGGATGCTCGATGTCTACACAGAGTTTATGGAGGAAGTTTTGAGCGTACCTGTCATCCGCGGACAAAAAACACCGTCCGAAAAATTCCCCGGCGCTGTCGCCACCTACTCCATCGAAGCGATGATGCGGGATGGAAAGGCCATTCAAGCTGGCACGTCGCACAACCTCGGGCAAAATTTTGCGAGCAGTTTCAAAATTGAATTCCTCGACAAAGACAACGAGCGAAAACTGGCGCACACCACATCGTGGGGCATGAGCACACGCATTCTCGGAGCGCTCATCATGGTGCATGGCGACGACCGCGGGCTGCAGTTACCTCCGCGCATCGCACCAACGCAGATGATGGTAATACCGATTGGACCTGCGAAAATGCGTGAACACGTTGTGCCTGCCGCGCACGAGCTTGTCGCGACGCTTCGCAAGGTCGGTTACCGCGTAGGCATCGATGACCGTGAGGACGTGAGTCCTGGCTGGAAGTTTAACGAGTATGAGATGCGCGGCATCCCGCTGCGCATTGAACTCGGGCCGCGCGATCTCGCCGCTGATCAAGTCGTTGTCGTACGCCGCGACACGGGAGAGAAGCTGATCGTTCCTGTCAGCGAGTTGACGGAGCGCGTCTCCGTCCTGCTCGACGAGATTCAACGCTCCTTGTTTGAACGCGCGCGCGCATTTCGCGAAGAGCACAGCGGTCCGGTCGAAACGATGGAAGAACTCCACAAGCGCGTTCGCGAGTCGCGCGGATTCGCTTTGGCCGGATGGTGTGGCGATGACGCTTGCGAGGCCGCCGTCAAAGAGCAGACCGGCGCCACAAGCCGCAACGTTCCGTTTGAGCCTCCCGCAAAGCAAAAGACCTGTGTGAATTGCCACAAGCCGGCAACCCATACGGTGTGGTTCGGACGGGCATACTGA
- a CDS encoding YerC/YecD family TrpR-related protein: MQLDRIRDRSTDQLFEAILRLENLDECYRFFEDICTVGEVQSLAQRLEVARMLRDGLTYSHIESETGASTATISRVKRCLNYGSDGYHLVLDRMKE, encoded by the coding sequence ATGCAACTTGACCGCATACGGGATCGCTCGACGGATCAACTCTTTGAGGCGATCTTGCGCCTGGAAAACCTGGATGAATGCTATCGGTTTTTTGAAGATATCTGCACAGTCGGAGAAGTTCAATCGCTCGCGCAGCGGCTTGAGGTTGCGCGCATGTTGCGCGACGGGCTCACATACAGTCACATCGAGTCGGAGACAGGCGCGAGCACTGCGACGATTAGCCGCGTCAAGCGGTGTTTAAACTATGGATCAGACGGATATCATTTGGTGCTCGATCGCATGAAAGAGTAG
- a CDS encoding helix-turn-helix domain-containing protein: MKSGLGARMKERRKQIGMSVQELALRSRVSVSYIYAIEAGSRGSHIDKLTRIAQALGMTIDELWKDSPS, translated from the coding sequence TTGAAAAGCGGGCTAGGCGCACGAATGAAGGAACGACGAAAGCAGATCGGTATGTCTGTACAGGAGTTGGCGCTTCGCTCCCGCGTTTCTGTGAGCTATATCTACGCCATCGAAGCGGGATCTCGTGGATCACATATCGATAAATTGACGCGTATCGCACAGGCGCTTGGCATGACCATCGATGAATTGTGGAAGGATTCCCCTTCGTGA
- a CDS encoding SIMPL domain-containing protein yields the protein MAKRNWMVGGAITAALLVGSVISPLVLGAHAMGMGNPLAGTTTTAAQAPNTITVTGVAGEYSTDNVATINFNANITDQTALAVSRDAAHVAAQITQELRHLGIPQGDISTQLQGMNNNGGMSNESGNFNVNVTVASAKLLPQVLNILSSLPEGYIGNVYSNVQYAPMNLPTIRAQLFAKALVDAKSQAQILATDVGATVGPVVSVTSLAPVNTNVMNGPALPNQTLGGISTNYGYGGVSQNYVSSQVTVTYQLIQG from the coding sequence GTGGCAAAACGCAATTGGATGGTGGGCGGAGCAATCACGGCGGCACTCTTGGTGGGTAGCGTGATAAGTCCATTGGTGCTCGGAGCGCATGCGATGGGGATGGGCAATCCGCTAGCGGGTACGACAACAACGGCGGCACAGGCGCCAAATACGATTACGGTGACAGGCGTTGCCGGCGAGTATTCCACAGACAATGTGGCCACCATAAATTTTAATGCGAATATCACGGATCAAACGGCGCTTGCAGTATCGCGCGACGCAGCGCATGTCGCGGCGCAGATAACGCAGGAATTGCGGCATCTGGGAATCCCGCAAGGGGATATCTCTACGCAGCTTCAAGGGATGAACAATAACGGCGGTATGTCGAATGAGTCGGGCAATTTTAATGTCAATGTGACGGTCGCGTCGGCGAAACTCCTTCCGCAGGTGCTAAACATTTTGTCGTCCCTGCCCGAAGGCTATATCGGCAACGTGTACTCAAACGTTCAATACGCCCCGATGAATCTGCCGACCATTCGTGCACAGCTCTTTGCAAAGGCGCTGGTCGACGCAAAGAGTCAGGCGCAGATCTTGGCGACTGACGTTGGCGCAACCGTCGGACCGGTTGTCAGCGTGACGTCGCTGGCGCCAGTCAATACGAACGTGATGAACGGTCCTGCGCTGCCAAATCAAACGCTTGGCGGCATCAGCACAAACTATGGCTATGGCGGAGTTTCGCAAAACTATGTCAGTTCGCAAGTCACAGTGACGTACCAATTGATTCAGGGGTAA
- a CDS encoding helix-turn-helix domain-containing protein, whose protein sequence is MQFDGSRLKALRLKHGYTLADLSVRSGVSLSHISQLEKGGRKSPSIDYVYRLAEALSVSMYDLLQQRDAPFPELIDNVSIASESAERAWDRFSQTLRPDALQFILSPEGPLYIAFAMRLRDVRKSPQLLLRAVHEFLESENL, encoded by the coding sequence GTGCAATTTGACGGAAGCCGCCTCAAAGCCTTGCGGCTCAAGCACGGCTACACGCTGGCAGATCTCTCTGTGCGCAGTGGTGTTTCGCTAAGTCATATCTCCCAACTTGAAAAAGGTGGCCGCAAGAGCCCTTCGATCGATTACGTGTATCGGCTCGCCGAGGCACTCTCTGTTTCGATGTACGACCTTTTGCAGCAGCGCGACGCTCCGTTTCCCGAATTGATAGACAATGTTTCTATCGCCAGCGAAAGCGCCGAAAGGGCTTGGGATCGATTCTCCCAAACCCTGCGACCTGATGCGCTGCAATTCATTTTGAGCCCAGAAGGACCTCTCTACATCGCATTTGCCATGCGGTTGCGCGATGTGCGCAAATCACCACAACTGCTTTTGCGCGCCGTGCATGAATTCCTTGAATCAGAGAACCTTTGA
- a CDS encoding Cof-type HAD-IIB family hydrolase, translating to MTWANFFFVSDIDGTLLTTDGRVTDRTLRTLSQTREKGHYVTLATGRSLHATLPIVKQIGVNAHVITLNGAQVVDATGRTLMQKPLFKAPLEELCAQLEAQRYSYCLMTADWFVVSEKALSTHVNSAFVKRKDVISRPVLADFLQDAPQPVLKLSLRCPDQAAFESMLRLLVDADVYEISCGERFSINLTARGVTKWTGIQYVIDELSITSSDVVAFGNGDNDLEMLRRAGRGYAVANAEERVLRSYDRFIGTNDEDGVAAEMERIVENLSGQTA from the coding sequence ATGACATGGGCAAACTTTTTTTTTGTGTCGGACATTGACGGAACGCTCTTGACGACAGACGGTCGCGTGACGGATCGAACCTTGAGAACACTTTCGCAAACGCGCGAAAAAGGGCACTATGTCACACTGGCGACAGGGCGTTCACTTCATGCGACGCTACCGATTGTCAAGCAGATCGGTGTGAATGCGCACGTAATTACCCTAAATGGTGCACAGGTGGTTGACGCGACGGGACGCACCTTAATGCAAAAACCGCTCTTTAAGGCGCCGCTCGAGGAGCTTTGTGCGCAGCTTGAGGCGCAGCGCTACTCGTATTGTCTGATGACGGCGGATTGGTTTGTGGTAAGTGAGAAGGCGCTCTCGACCCATGTGAACTCTGCATTCGTAAAGCGCAAGGACGTAATCTCCCGCCCAGTTCTCGCAGATTTTTTGCAGGATGCCCCCCAGCCTGTACTGAAGCTTTCGCTGCGCTGTCCTGATCAAGCTGCGTTTGAATCCATGCTGCGGTTGCTTGTCGACGCGGATGTCTATGAGATCAGCTGTGGTGAACGGTTTTCCATCAACCTCACAGCAAGAGGGGTTACGAAGTGGACGGGGATTCAGTATGTCATCGATGAACTTTCCATCACCTCAAGCGACGTGGTGGCCTTTGGCAACGGGGACAATGATCTGGAGATGTTGCGCCGTGCTGGGCGTGGGTACGCCGTAGCGAATGCAGAAGAGCGCGTTTTGCGTTCATATGACCGTTTTATCGGCACGAACGACGAGGATGGTGTGGCCGCCGAGATGGAGCGGATTGTCGAAAACCTCTCTGGGCAGACCGCGTAG
- a CDS encoding alpha/beta family hydrolase, whose amino-acid sequence MAYERPTRFGAIPVKQRFQKQPAKSSQLAVLFPGREYPLDAPLMWYAAKAAFSAGYDVLGIEYGYQANRTDLRMGDFDVLVSEALDAIDQLLTDSYREVTFIGKSLGTMVQSRVAQQVSFYVGSHVFLTPVKPIIPFIQDAQRSMVVVGDCDPIFEATDIAQILNRPNVDVTVIPGANHALETEDAGASIRILGQTITLCERFLANQNKGNSLEE is encoded by the coding sequence GTGGCGTATGAAAGGCCCACGCGCTTTGGAGCGATTCCGGTGAAACAGCGCTTTCAAAAGCAGCCGGCGAAATCTTCACAGCTTGCTGTGCTATTTCCTGGCAGGGAGTATCCGCTAGATGCTCCGCTCATGTGGTATGCAGCAAAGGCTGCCTTCTCCGCGGGGTATGATGTGCTCGGAATCGAGTACGGGTATCAAGCGAATCGCACGGATTTACGAATGGGTGATTTTGATGTGTTGGTTTCAGAAGCTCTTGACGCAATCGATCAGCTACTAACAGATTCATATCGTGAGGTTACTTTTATAGGGAAGAGTTTGGGGACGATGGTGCAGTCAAGGGTCGCACAGCAAGTTTCCTTTTATGTAGGGAGTCATGTGTTTCTCACGCCGGTAAAACCGATCATTCCTTTTATTCAGGATGCACAGCGTTCGATGGTCGTCGTGGGAGATTGCGATCCCATTTTTGAAGCGACGGATATCGCCCAAATTTTAAATCGGCCGAATGTGGACGTAACCGTCATTCCGGGCGCGAATCACGCGTTAGAAACAGAGGATGCCGGTGCATCGATTCGTATTCTAGGGCAGACGATCACGCTGTGCGAGCGGTTTTTGGCAAATCAAAACAAGGGCAATTCGCTGGAGGAATAG
- a CDS encoding Fur family transcriptional regulator, whose protein sequence is MQTDMYMTTLKDRGYRLTGKRREILDFLLQNNRYVTARELIDHLRESYPTLSLETVYRNLKTLRDEGIIEESRFDELEARYRMACQNGHHHHYICVMCGKTIMLDHCPMPALGCAPSGFTVLQHRFEVLGYCSDCQPAPESSPEQKN, encoded by the coding sequence ATGCAAACAGATATGTACATGACAACATTAAAAGATCGCGGGTATCGCTTGACGGGCAAACGTCGAGAGATCCTCGATTTTTTGTTGCAAAACAATCGCTATGTGACGGCACGCGAATTGATTGACCATCTTCGCGAATCGTACCCGACACTCAGCCTTGAAACGGTATATCGCAATCTAAAGACGCTGCGCGACGAGGGCATCATCGAAGAATCCCGTTTTGATGAACTGGAAGCGCGCTATCGTATGGCTTGTCAAAACGGCCATCACCATCATTATATCTGCGTTATGTGCGGAAAAACCATCATGCTCGATCACTGTCCGATGCCTGCCCTTGGATGTGCGCCTTCAGGGTTCACGGTTTTGCAACATCGCTTTGAGGTGTTGGGCTACTGTTCAGATTGTCAACCGGCGCCTGAATCGTCCCCGGAACAGAAGAACTGA
- a CDS encoding ABC1 kinase family protein, producing MVNVPFYRIVAIVWMSVSFFLQIWWFQKRHRQPWSTETSAQFERLLVKQAVTYRETAIRLQGLLIKFGQFLSTRADLLPDIFLRELSALVDQVPTVPWEKIRPLLDAAWGGAYGEVLERISVAPVASASIGVVYKGYLHSGEAVAVKVRRPGIERIIRADFQALRIVTFLMRRFTKLGKMADLPALYQQVVNIIGNELDFQKELANGEYFAQRFHDAPGIEIPSYYAQYSTRSVLVMSWVESARVTDLAFIEEHGLDRHDIAQRLVRSFAIQLFQGGRFHADPHPGNILLREDGTIVLIDFGMIGTIRDEDARAIRALIEALIFGNADQVVESLERLRFLLPHADKAALRDVVMALFRAYTSKNTPRFDDAAFERILIDVQNTIKKQPIQLPSEFAFLGRTLSTLVGVLHIIDPGIDLVAVARPVVMDWLNAQGDAKTEREDDLKWLRIVRDWASPLVQLPELLTDSLRAAERGREDDRRQHYERMTQQAYLRNHLFSFIVFALTGVGAYLAWFLHKWSLFDGTGFICVISLVIMWQIRRKHRRFLQRLRRNI from the coding sequence ATGGTTAATGTTCCGTTCTACCGCATTGTTGCCATCGTCTGGATGTCCGTATCGTTCTTTCTCCAAATTTGGTGGTTCCAGAAGCGCCATCGGCAACCCTGGTCAACAGAGACTTCTGCCCAGTTTGAGCGGCTGCTCGTCAAGCAGGCGGTGACGTACCGGGAGACCGCGATTCGCCTGCAAGGGCTTTTGATCAAGTTCGGGCAGTTCCTGAGCACGCGTGCAGACCTGCTTCCGGATATTTTTCTGCGCGAGCTTTCTGCACTTGTCGATCAAGTGCCTACGGTGCCGTGGGAAAAGATTCGCCCGTTGCTTGACGCGGCATGGGGGGGAGCGTACGGGGAGGTCCTTGAGCGGATCAGCGTGGCGCCAGTTGCGTCTGCCTCCATCGGCGTGGTGTACAAAGGCTATCTACACAGTGGCGAGGCGGTGGCTGTCAAGGTTCGGCGCCCAGGAATTGAGCGAATTATCCGTGCGGATTTTCAGGCGCTTCGCATTGTTACGTTCCTGATGCGGCGATTTACAAAGCTTGGGAAGATGGCCGATTTGCCGGCACTTTATCAGCAAGTGGTCAACATTATCGGCAATGAACTTGATTTTCAGAAGGAACTCGCCAACGGGGAGTATTTCGCGCAGCGCTTTCACGATGCTCCGGGTATCGAGATTCCCTCGTACTACGCGCAGTATTCGACGCGCTCTGTGCTTGTCATGTCGTGGGTTGAGTCCGCGAGAGTGACAGATCTCGCCTTTATCGAGGAGCACGGACTCGATCGCCACGACATCGCGCAGCGACTTGTCCGGAGTTTTGCCATTCAGCTTTTCCAAGGCGGACGGTTTCACGCAGATCCACATCCCGGCAACATTCTTCTGCGCGAAGACGGCACGATCGTCCTGATTGACTTTGGCATGATCGGAACCATCCGCGATGAGGACGCGCGCGCGATCCGCGCGCTTATCGAGGCGCTGATTTTTGGCAACGCGGACCAGGTTGTCGAATCTCTTGAACGTCTGCGTTTTTTGTTGCCACACGCGGACAAGGCGGCATTGCGCGATGTGGTGATGGCGTTGTTTCGCGCGTATACTTCAAAAAACACGCCACGGTTTGACGACGCTGCGTTTGAACGGATATTGATCGACGTGCAGAACACGATCAAAAAACAACCGATTCAGTTGCCGAGTGAGTTTGCGTTTTTGGGGCGCACACTCTCGACGCTGGTAGGGGTCCTGCACATTATTGATCCGGGCATCGACCTCGTAGCCGTCGCGCGTCCTGTGGTGATGGATTGGCTGAATGCACAAGGAGACGCAAAGACGGAGCGCGAGGATGACCTGAAGTGGCTGAGAATCGTTCGTGACTGGGCGTCTCCGCTCGTGCAATTGCCGGAACTTTTGACGGATTCGCTGCGCGCGGCAGAGCGCGGGCGCGAGGATGACCGTCGTCAGCATTATGAACGGATGACGCAACAGGCTTACTTGCGCAACCACCTTTTTTCCTTCATCGTGTTTGCCTTGACGGGGGTTGGTGCCTATCTCGCGTGGTTCTTGCACAAATGGAGCCTGTTTGACGGCACTGGATTCATTTGTGTGATCTCTCTTGTGATCATGTGGCAAATTCGGCGAAAGCATCGCCGTTTTTTACAGCGACTGAGGAGGAATATCTAA
- the pepF gene encoding oligoendopeptidase F has translation MAVQDRALMDEAYKWSIEAMYETDEAWEKEYLAVRSILQDDPFVDFRGHLADGAERVSQFLKVNLEVTERLQRLHVYAHMKADQDTRVASAQSMNSRASTLFAQYGERVSFFIPEMLALPEETWAAFLADERLADERHALDDLRRQKAHTLSAETEGVLASLSDALSGPGQAFRQFSNADFDFGSFEVDGTVYPVSEGSYGVYMRNKDRRVRHEAYAKLFDTYMAHKNGIATLYAANVKRNVTMAHVRGFASARHASLHRNNIPVSVYDSLIEGVHRGLSHLHRYTDLRARVLGLEKMAHYDRTVSLAEADLSGYDYEKGFAMIRAGLAPLGEEYQEILERAKTERWVDVYENKGKRSGAYSTGFYGTRPYILMNYQDDYNSVSTLAHELGHSVHTYLSSRHQLPQYSDYSIFLAEIASTVNETLLVNHLLRETSDPQVKAALLDQQIETIMGTIFRQTQFAEYEQKAHQAVESGEALTHESLSKLFGELAQQYYGPRYDLDERAAYEWARIPHFYNEFYVFQYATGLSAALVFADRMLKREPGAVDAYLGFLKSGSSAYPLDVLKRAGLDMTDPSIVQRAMEIFGGLVGELEGALEASKVL, from the coding sequence GTGGCCGTGCAGGATCGAGCGTTGATGGATGAGGCCTATAAATGGTCAATTGAAGCGATGTACGAAACAGACGAAGCTTGGGAGAAAGAGTATCTGGCGGTGCGGTCGATTTTGCAAGACGATCCATTTGTCGACTTTCGCGGCCATTTGGCTGACGGGGCAGAGCGCGTCAGCCAATTTTTGAAGGTCAATCTTGAAGTGACAGAACGGCTACAGCGGCTGCACGTGTATGCGCACATGAAAGCGGATCAGGACACGCGAGTCGCGTCTGCGCAGTCGATGAACAGTCGCGCGTCCACGCTGTTCGCGCAGTACGGCGAGCGTGTGAGTTTCTTCATTCCGGAGATGCTCGCACTTCCAGAAGAGACGTGGGCGGCGTTCCTTGCGGATGAGCGTCTTGCGGATGAGCGGCATGCGCTCGATGATTTGCGCAGACAAAAGGCACACACGCTGTCTGCTGAGACTGAAGGTGTGCTCGCGAGTCTCTCGGATGCGCTTTCTGGACCGGGTCAGGCCTTCCGCCAGTTCTCGAATGCCGATTTTGATTTTGGCTCGTTTGAAGTGGATGGCACGGTCTATCCGGTCTCTGAGGGAAGCTACGGCGTGTATATGCGCAATAAGGATCGCCGGGTGCGCCATGAAGCGTATGCGAAGCTGTTTGATACATATATGGCGCACAAAAACGGAATCGCGACACTCTATGCGGCAAACGTGAAGCGGAATGTGACGATGGCACACGTCCGCGGTTTCGCGTCGGCAAGGCACGCCTCGCTCCATCGCAACAACATCCCGGTCAGCGTGTATGATTCGCTGATTGAAGGGGTTCACCGCGGGTTGTCCCACCTCCATCGCTACACTGATTTGCGTGCGCGCGTCCTTGGACTTGAGAAGATGGCGCACTATGATCGCACGGTGTCTCTCGCGGAGGCTGATCTCAGCGGGTATGACTACGAAAAAGGGTTTGCGATGATTCGTGCAGGTCTTGCGCCACTGGGAGAAGAGTATCAGGAAATTCTTGAGCGAGCGAAAACAGAGCGCTGGGTTGACGTTTATGAGAACAAGGGAAAGCGCAGCGGTGCTTATTCGACAGGTTTTTATGGCACGCGGCCGTACATTCTCATGAACTACCAGGATGACTATAACAGCGTCTCGACGCTCGCGCATGAGCTTGGGCACAGTGTGCACACGTACCTCTCTTCGCGCCATCAACTGCCACAGTACAGTGATTACTCGATTTTTCTCGCGGAGATTGCGAGCACGGTCAATGAGACGCTTCTTGTCAATCATCTCTTGCGTGAAACGTCCGATCCGCAAGTGAAAGCGGCGCTGCTTGACCAACAAATTGAGACGATCATGGGGACGATCTTCCGGCAGACGCAGTTTGCGGAGTATGAACAAAAGGCGCACCAGGCGGTAGAGTCCGGGGAGGCGCTCACACATGAGTCGCTGTCCAAACTTTTTGGAGAATTGGCGCAACAGTACTATGGTCCACGCTATGACTTGGATGAGCGCGCGGCGTACGAGTGGGCGCGTATTCCACATTTTTACAATGAATTTTACGTGTTTCAATATGCGACGGGCCTGAGCGCGGCGCTCGTGTTTGCAGATCGCATGCTCAAAAGGGAACCGGGAGCGGTTGACGCGTATCTGGGCTTTTTAAAGAGCGGGTCAAGCGCGTATCCGCTCGATGTGTTGAAGAGGGCAGGACTCGATATGACCGATCCATCGATCGTGCAACGCGCCATGGAGATTTTTGGGGGGCTTGTCGGGGAACTCGAGGGTGCGCTCGAAGCGTCAAAGGTTCTCTGA
- a CDS encoding class I SAM-dependent methyltransferase, with product MESSVWKRRLQKTYDQYAQERDQVVKDGWKLAERKMFLSRLQRENAVQLLEIGAGTGRDSAFFKENGLLVTATDLSREMVLLCREKGLSAEQMDASDLQFSDGHFDGVWTINCLLHVPKRDLPGVLQEVRRVLKPGGSFYFGVYGGMDFEGVWEADRYDPKRFFSFHTDEAIKETVRRFFTLESFRTIDYGNEILHFQAMVLRC from the coding sequence TTGGAGTCATCCGTGTGGAAGCGCCGCTTGCAAAAAACATATGACCAATACGCGCAGGAGCGAGACCAAGTCGTCAAAGACGGTTGGAAACTCGCAGAACGGAAAATGTTTCTGTCGCGGTTGCAGCGTGAGAATGCTGTGCAACTGCTGGAGATCGGCGCGGGAACAGGACGCGACAGCGCATTTTTCAAAGAAAATGGATTGCTGGTCACAGCGACCGACCTTTCACGTGAAATGGTTTTGCTCTGCCGTGAGAAGGGACTTTCGGCAGAGCAGATGGACGCGAGTGACCTTCAGTTTTCAGATGGACACTTTGACGGGGTTTGGACGATCAACTGCCTGCTCCACGTGCCAAAAAGGGATTTGCCGGGTGTACTTCAAGAGGTGCGAAGGGTACTTAAACCAGGCGGATCCTTTTATTTTGGCGTGTATGGCGGGATGGATTTTGAGGGCGTCTGGGAGGCGGATCGCTATGATCCAAAGCGCTTTTTCTCATTCCATACGGATGAGGCCATCAAGGAAACAGTCCGTCGCTTCTTTACGTTGGAATCGTTTAGAACCATTGATTATGGGAATGAAATCTTGCATTTTCAGGCGATGGTTTTAAGGTGCTGA
- a CDS encoding heptaprenylglyceryl phosphate synthase codes for MRDAEDGMDSWERLIKLDPEREHKEAMLDQVCKAQVDALVLGGTWGVTARNATDLALALRARKVRRPIWQEVSSECGIAFGVDGYLFPIVLNALDVDVLTRNYVRSLRSYRAVIPWNRCEAIGYIVMNDACAVAKRSRAEIPRDLEDVLAYAAYGTRLCGMKTLYLEYSGKFGDARVPQEVKRAFPHIHLVYGGGIESLEQLNCMKRFADTVVVGNALYEKGLSWLNASTCTM; via the coding sequence GTGCGCGATGCGGAGGATGGCATGGATTCATGGGAGAGACTGATTAAGCTTGACCCTGAGCGCGAGCATAAAGAGGCAATGCTCGATCAAGTGTGCAAGGCGCAAGTCGACGCGCTGGTGCTTGGCGGAACCTGGGGGGTGACTGCGCGCAACGCCACAGACTTGGCGCTTGCCCTGCGCGCGCGCAAGGTGCGAAGGCCGATCTGGCAAGAGGTTTCGTCAGAATGCGGCATCGCGTTCGGAGTGGACGGGTATCTCTTTCCGATCGTTTTAAACGCGCTTGACGTTGATGTTCTCACGCGCAACTACGTTCGGTCGCTCCGTTCGTACCGCGCAGTCATACCGTGGAATCGCTGTGAGGCGATCGGATATATCGTGATGAATGACGCGTGCGCTGTCGCGAAACGGTCCCGCGCTGAGATTCCGCGGGATCTTGAAGACGTGCTCGCTTATGCGGCGTATGGTACAAGACTCTGCGGAATGAAAACGCTTTATCTTGAATACAGCGGGAAGTTTGGCGATGCGCGTGTGCCGCAGGAGGTAAAGCGCGCGTTTCCGCATATCCATCTCGTCTATGGCGGCGGGATTGAATCCTTAGAACAACTGAATTGCATGAAGCGTTTTGCAGACACAGTGGTTGTGGGCAATGCGCTCTATGAAAAAGGGTTGTCTTGGTTGAATGCGTCAACATGCACAATGTGA